A window of Nocardia arthritidis genomic DNA:
CGTCGGCGCACATACTGCGCGCGACCAGGCCGTCTTTCTCCAAGCGGGCGACGGCCCGGGACAGCGCGCTCTGGCTCAGATAGATGTCGTTGGCCAGATCGCTCATTCGATAGTTGCCGCAATCGGCGTCGACCAGCCGGTCGAGCGTTTCGAACTCGCTGAGCCCGATTCGGTGCCTGCCCTGCAGTTCTTTTTCGAGTGCGCAGCTGACGAGGGCGTGTCGGTCGAGCAGTTCGCGCCACTCCGCCACCAGTCCGGTGTGCCCTGTGGCGCGCCGGACCACTGGGGCCTCCGACTTGCAGACGTCGGCGTCAATCATTGACGGCTTCGACATGTGCCCATCCTAGTGATCACCGGCCATCCATGCAACTGCATTTAATGTGTTGGCATTTAATGCGCGTGCATGTAATGTTCCCGCCATGACTTCACCAGCAACCCTCTCGGCCGCCCCGACGGCGACCGATCCGACCAGATGGTCCGCACGGCTCTGGGGCATGCTGATCACGCTCTGCATCGTTCTTTTCCTCGACGGCCTCGACGTTTCGATGATCGGCGTCGCGCTCCCCTCCATCGGCACCGAACTCGGACTCACCACCTCCACCCTGCAGTGGCTGGTCAGCGGCTACGTCCTCGGATACGGCGGACTGCTGCTGCTCGGCGGCCGCACCGCCGACCTGCTCGGCCGCCGCAAGGTCTTCCTGATCGCGCTCGCCGTCTTCGCGCTGGCCTCGCTGGCCGGTGGACTGGTCAGCTCCGGTCCGCTGCTGATCCTCACGCGCTTCGTGAAGGGTCTGGCCGCCGCGTTCACCGCGCCCACCGGCCTGTCCATCATCACCACCAACTTCGGTGAGGGCCCGGCCCGCAACAAGGCGCTGTCCATCTACACCGTATTCGGTGCGGGCGGCTACTCGATGGGCCTGCTGTTCGGCGGCCTGATGACCGGCGTCGGCTGGCGCTGGACCTTCCTGCTCCCGGTGCCGATCGCGATCGCCGCACTGGTCGCCGCCACCTTCCTGGTCCCCAAGGACGAGGCCGCCGAAGAGGGCGGACACGACATCCTCGGCGCGGTGCTGTCCAGCGCGGGCATGCTGCTGCTGGTCTACACCGTGGTCTCCGCGCCGCAGGTCGGCTGGGGTTCGCTGCGCACCATCGGCTCGTTCGTGCTGACGGCCGCGCTGTTCGCCGGCTTCGTCGCGGTGGAGAAGAAGGTGAAGTACCCGCTGGTGCGGCTCGGCATCCTGCGCAAGTCCTCGCTGGTGCGGGCCAGCCTCGCCATCATCGCGGTGGGCGGCTCCTACTTCAGCTGGCAGTTCATCACCACGCTCTACCTGCAGGACACCCTGCACTGGTCGCCGCTGCACCTGGCGCTCGCGCTACTGCCGGTGGGTCTGCTCGTCGTCGCATCGGCCTTCGTCTCCGACAAGCTGGTCGACCGCTTCGGCACCGGACCGATCATCGCCGTCACCATGGTCGTCATGGCCATCGGCTACCTGCTGTTCCTGCGGCTGGACACCGCGCCGTCGTACCTGTCGATGCTGCTGCCCGCGGTGCTGCTGATCGGCATCGGCTGGGTCGGCTTCCCGGCCATCAACATCCAGGCCACCAGCGGTATCGATGACGACGAGCAGGGTCTGGCGGCCGGCGTGCTGCAGACCTCGATGCAGGTCGGCGCGGCCATCGTGCTCGCGGTGACCACCGCCATCGTCACCTCGGGCACGCACGCAGAAACCTCGCCCGCGGCGATGCTGGACACCTACCGTCCCGGCTTGGAATTCGCGGCAGGCGTCTCCATCGTCGGTGCGCTGGTCGCGCTGCTGGCCTTCGCCCCGAAGTTCCGCAGGCAGGAGGCCGAAAAGGTCGCCGCCGAAAAGGAACTCGAACTCGTCGGCTGAAACCCCTCACGGCCGACAAAATCGAACGCCCCCACCTACGTCGGAAGGTGGGGGCGTTCGGTTATCTTCACGAAAATGGCGGGGCGGCACTGTCTTTCGCCGAACGGATGAAGGTGAGCGGCTTACCGTCCCGGCCGACGGTCGGCCATTCGATGGCCAGCGTCGGATCGAAAGCGTCGATCTCCCTGTCGAATTCGGGCGTGTACTCCAGCGAACACAGGTAGGTCACCGTCGAGTCGTCCTCCAGGGAGAGGATCGCGTGCCCCAAACCCTCGGCCAGGAATATCGAACGCCGGTCGACATCGTCGAGAATCACGCTGTCCCAGCGCCCGTACGTCGGCGAGCCGGGGCGCAGATCCACCACGACATCGAGGAAGGCGCCGCGCACACAGGACACGTACTTCGCCTGTCCCGGCGGATCTTCCGTGTAGTGGATGCCGCGCAGCACGCCCGCAGCGGAGACCGACAGATTCACCTGGCACAGCTCGAACTCGCGCCCGGTCACCTTCTCGAATTCGGTTGCCTTGAACGTTTCGGCGAAAGTGCCACGCGCGTCCCCGAATTGGCGCGGGGTGATCACCCAGGCGCCGGGGACGGACATCTCACGGAATTCCATACCTAGTCCCGTCCACGATCCAGCAGGCCGAGCAGGTAGGTGCCGTAGCCGGAGCGGACAAGCGCCTCGGCCCGTACGCGCAGCTGCTCGTCGTCGATGAAGCCCATGCGCCAGGCGACCTCTTCCGGCACACCGATTTTCAGGCCCTGTCGCTGCTCGATGGTGCGCACGTAATTGGCGGCGTCCAGCAGCGAGTCGAAGGTTCCGGTATCGAGCCAGGC
This region includes:
- a CDS encoding MarR family winged helix-turn-helix transcriptional regulator; translated protein: MSKPSMIDADVCKSEAPVVRRATGHTGLVAEWRELLDRHALVSCALEKELQGRHRIGLSEFETLDRLVDADCGNYRMSDLANDIYLSQSALSRAVARLEKDGLVARSMCADDRRAVFVCLTDKGREVYEQALPTHRETLHRFW
- a CDS encoding MFS transporter, with the translated sequence MTSPATLSAAPTATDPTRWSARLWGMLITLCIVLFLDGLDVSMIGVALPSIGTELGLTTSTLQWLVSGYVLGYGGLLLLGGRTADLLGRRKVFLIALAVFALASLAGGLVSSGPLLILTRFVKGLAAAFTAPTGLSIITTNFGEGPARNKALSIYTVFGAGGYSMGLLFGGLMTGVGWRWTFLLPVPIAIAALVAATFLVPKDEAAEEGGHDILGAVLSSAGMLLLVYTVVSAPQVGWGSLRTIGSFVLTAALFAGFVAVEKKVKYPLVRLGILRKSSLVRASLAIIAVGGSYFSWQFITTLYLQDTLHWSPLHLALALLPVGLLVVASAFVSDKLVDRFGTGPIIAVTMVVMAIGYLLFLRLDTAPSYLSMLLPAVLLIGIGWVGFPAINIQATSGIDDDEQGLAAGVLQTSMQVGAAIVLAVTTAIVTSGTHAETSPAAMLDTYRPGLEFAAGVSIVGALVALLAFAPKFRRQEAEKVAAEKELELVG
- a CDS encoding dTDP-4-dehydrorhamnose 3,5-epimerase family protein, producing MEFREMSVPGAWVITPRQFGDARGTFAETFKATEFEKVTGREFELCQVNLSVSAAGVLRGIHYTEDPPGQAKYVSCVRGAFLDVVVDLRPGSPTYGRWDSVILDDVDRRSIFLAEGLGHAILSLEDDSTVTYLCSLEYTPEFDREIDAFDPTLAIEWPTVGRDGKPLTFIRSAKDSAAPPFS